The genome window TTGTGCATCAGTCAATTGTTCTGTTTTATTAGCTTCTAATATCATTGATTTAGGATCATGCTTAAAACCATAAAGTTTAGAAGCCAGTCCCTTAGAGTCCCTCCAAGCCCGAAGCCCCTTTGATCTTTCCTCAACTGCAGCTATAACTGCTGACCGATGTTTAGTTCTCAACTCCTGTAATCGGGTTTCGTTTACATTTTGGTAACCCATGCAAGCAGTCAGTACAAGTTGACTGCTATCAAATGTTGAGCCAGCCAGCGATTGCAGCAAAGTAACTGCATCTCCAGCATCCTTAGTTGTAACCAATGCAGGGCCTACATGAAACTGAGCTAAATTAAGTTTTATAGAGTAAAACCACGTACATGGTACTAAATTTATATTACTTGCACCCCCAATAACATATCAAAGTAttcaaaaaactcaattatttttttacccagtACCATATAACTCCATCAAAGCAAGTGCTGTTCTAAACAGCATGACGCGGTTTCCCTCAAAAAGAAGCACATCCCAGACTCGAAGAACTGGAGTAAGGATAAATCCATCAGATTATATATAAGCTTTATAAAGAAGGTACAGGAAATGAGAATGCAAAGACTGGTATGATAGCCAAGCAGCAAAGAATATGCATATAGATATAAGATGCATGTCAACACAACTACGCTTTAATGTTAAAAAGACACAACATAAAACCTGACCACTTTCCCATGGAAGCATGTTCATAAAAATGGATAGGAACCACGGTCCAGTAACCCAAGCCACCTGTACTCCCAGGTAATCTAGATGATGGACTGCATCAGATGTAGACATAACGTAAAAAAACTACTCAACAAGCTTTGTACAGATAAAAAAACTCAGGAACTGCAAAGACAATGCCAAGAATATACGAACCCAATTTAGGAAATCTTTCCCGTACCAACTCCTCAAAAGCAAGTTGGTCAACCTAAAAAGCACAACAGCCTATTAGAAGAAATGTGCCATCCTCCACCACTATGCAGTAGCTATGAACTTTCCTTGACTTCATTACCATAGCTCTTTTGAGGAGAGTAGAAAAACACATATCACTCAAACATGAATGTAAGAATACCTGAGACTCTATCATTTCCTCTGAGTAATAGCCATCAAAATAGTCATCAATGATGCCCATCAAGGCCCTGAAAATTTTTAGCTTGATTAATAAGGGCATATAGACAATAAAGTTGACAGCAAAAAACATAGATGTTGCACAATTATAGACCATTTAGTCATGTATTCTTACAGAAGAGAATGCAATTAAATATAGAGACAATAACATTAATCATGTTCCCTCTACAACATGTACTTATTCTATGCAAGTAAGGGAGTATGCATTCTGGAAAGGATTATGTCAAATGTTTCAGACTTACCAAAATGCATTTTCTTCAGGCATCAAAAGTAGTAATAAGCCAGCAAAGAAATTCATGGCCTGCATATTGATCAAGTCCAATAAGAGAAATGTCAGACAGTCAGTTATCTGGATTTGTATGGTAAACAGAATAAAATTTAGCAgcccaaccaaaaaagaaatttgggtAAGGAGTGGCATGCAAAAGCCTCTTATTCCACTGCAATCTGCAGCAAATCTTTGAAATTAACTTTTTGTATGTCCATCTTCACTTGGCCATGCAACACTAATTTGAAGggaactaatttttttaacaatgatAAGCCAAATGAAGAACTAATGGCTTATACCCTCTTTCTAATGGTGATTACACATAGACTTGATGGGCCCTAAACCCACGACCTAACACTCCACCTTGTCTTACAAGTGGAGGAGATGCCATTTCAGCTAGAACTCTGGTGGCTAATATTTTCTCTAAAGGAAAAGTATGACACATCAATCAATAATTGTGACTGTTAGTAACATTTCCTTCTGGAAAGAGTTacttttaaagttttaatttctAAGCGAACGTGATTTTCTAGATCAATCTACTTTCCAGTTTTACTTCCGTGAAATCTTTCTAGTGTGGTGGGCTCATGTAAGCTTTTTACTAATTAAGAATTCCAAATTTTAAGTaatcaccaattaaattaaaGGTCTAACACTATGTTATATACAATTTTACTAGTATAATCTTCCCCATTTATCagtctttttcttaaaatatggATAAAATGGATATTTCACCTCTAATTCATTAAAGGAACAAGTGTCCTCCCACTTTTGAGAGGAATGCTTAGGAAAGAGTGGAATGAAATGGGCATTCCCTCATAGTTCTTCCATTCTTTCTACTACaatcccaaacaagggaagagatggaatatgctttttttttttttataggtgaaATATTGTTTGGACAAGAGGGCCCAGTTCACAGATGTCTTAAGCCCAATATGCTTTAAAAATCCTTTgtattccattcctttatggCTTTACCCCCTTTCCCCTTCCAAATGAACTGTAAAGGTCACAGGCACTTTAGTTGTCAATTTGTCAAATTGCAAAACATAACTATTTAAATAATTGTGCTAGGTGGTTCCAGCTGATTTGATGTGGTTAATTTGGCAGGAGCGTAATAATCATACTTTTGAAGATATTGTGAGATCAATAGATCTTTTGAAGCCTATACTAGTTGGGACCTTATTTAAGTGGagtaaaatttggggttttacaCAATGTATTTCCATTTCcgaatttcttctttctattcATATCTCTTCCTGAGGTACTTGTATTCGTTTTAAGGTCTAATTGTTCACCATCGTGAACATAATGTACTTTTAATGGAATAAATCTTTGATTacctatcaaaataataataataataataataattgtgctAGGTGGGGAGCTATAAGTTCAAACTGTCATTTAAGAGATTTCTGTAACAGTAGTATCCTTAAAAACAGTGCAACCACAATCAAAATAAAGCATATAACCTCTTCTAGAAACAAATACCTGACAGTACCCAACAGAGGGATTATGTCTAGCATATGCTGTAAGTAGTCGCCTCAAAGCATTTCTACCATCCTCATCCAAAGCAGGATGCCCTGGAAATGTCCGAGGCAAATCCTGCAAATTAAACCAATAACAATAAGTTGAGAAAATTGGATAAATTATATACACATAGAAGGTAGATCCACAAAATGAAGCTATTGAACACAAAGGTTGAATAAGAGTTGGACGTAATGACCTTCTCAATCTGCCCTTTCCATTTCTCTGGCACGCATACAGAATCTGTAGTAAATCCCTCACCATTGTTATCTGACTGCACgttattttgttctttgttaTTGCCAGAATTAGTTTCTCGAGTTAGCAGATCCTGGTAATAATTGTCAACTCGACGTGCTCTCACACCCACAAAAGCTTGCCAAAGCTGAAATATTTCGGGCATAATGCAATTACAGAACTTAGTCaccaagaaataaacttttaaCTATGATAAATAGCAAAATGGAATATTAATCTGCACCTCTCCCCTGAGAGCCATAGGCACTCCACCGCGAACAAGGACTTCTAACTCTTCTTTCCAAGGAAACAAAGATTCCCAAGGGGACATGTCACCAGCAGCGGGGGTACTGGCAGCATCACTTGCAGGAGCATCTTGAATGGGATCAGACCTCTCTGCGTCATAAAACTCGTCCTCAGAGTCCTCCTCAGACAATCCCTTAGAGGATTTAACCTCTTCAATAGGGGAAGGAAGTGGCTTCCCGGTTCCAGCGCCTTGCTCATCTTTCGATAAATTAGACTTCTTTTTTACACGAATGCTCATCATATCTTCAATGCCACAAAGGGACGGTCTGATCTCAGACCAAATTTGAACCTTATGTGTTTTCGTCTCCTTAGTTTCAGGAACCTCATCCTTTCTAGCACCATTTTCAGCCGAATCATTGGAATCGAGCTTCTGGCTACTTAAATCGTCTCCTTCAACAACCTTCTCTAAACTAACATCTGCTTCTTGCTCTAAAACTCCGGCCAAAACGGCCTTCTTATCTTCTTCAACTGATATTCCGTTTACAGGCGGTTGAGCTGACTCTGCTTGCCGCTCCAGGAAAGACTTCCACCTATCTGATCtttcctcctcttcctcctgAAATGGTCAACTAACATTACATAAAAGCACAACATTGTTTTACATTGCGTCTCTTCAAACTCCATTCGGTTGCTGAcaaatatgagaagaaaaatgaaacttGTGATTTGATCCCTGAAATTTGGGGTATAAAAAGTTTcgatttattattaaaaagagaagaataatTCAATCCCTTTATTTAAGGAGTCAGTTCAATTTTGGTCCCTTAAATATGTGGGTAGTTAGATTCGGTTCAGGGAACCAAATCTCTTTAAATTCAAGCACTCTCTTTTGACTCTCTTTGCTTAGtctctaattttaaaaaattaaaaatatatatattataaactcTATAAtccttttctcttccttttttttccaaattttctcagcaaccaaacaagaGTGTTGAGACTCAAGTCAAGACTAGTAGGAAGGACCGCAACAAGTAGAACAAAACCTTATAGATATTAGCATATTCGCGGTATCTCTGTACATGTTGAGGCCTCACAGCAAATCCATAGGCGTCCCTGTACACACCAATTCTatcaaattcccaaaaaaaaaaaaaaaaacacacacacacacacaaagcaaAGTTCTCaatcacaaacaaatcaaaaaccaaGTTCCATCACAACTACAAACCGTGAACTACGAAATTTTTTTCAGAGCGCGATCGCAGCTCGAATTACCTGCAATCGGCCTTCGCAGACTGCCGATTCACACTCAAAAACCTCGATCCTATTCTATTTCTTATGCCGTTCGGCATTGTGCCTAGAGCGCCAATTCAAAAATCAACTAACAAGAACCATTACACACTTCCCACTATTTAAATCCAAGCAAACTCACTGAATTTacatacataaaaaattaaaaaattaaaaaaaaaaaaacgaatcaAATAGCAATAActacttttaaaaaagaagatacGATCGGAATAATTGCCGGTGAGAATTTAATAAAATACACTATGTATGTGTAAATGTATGAAAAGGAAGTTTGATGGATCAGAGGGCGAATTGGGAGAGGACACGTGGAGAGGAGAGAAGCGGGGGTGGGTAGTAGTATGGAGAGAAGCGTACCTCTTGTGGTCGAAGGTGATGACTGAGGGGTTGAGGGCTTTGGTGGTGGCTTTCATTTAGTGAGAGATCggggtttttttttatgggtgaGTTTATCAGTTTGATGAGATCTCTGTGCTGCTACTTGACTTGCTGTAGCAAGCAACTCTGGTACTTGAGATTTTGAGAGACTTGAGCGAAAGAGAGAGCGTCTGGGATAGTGAGAGGcttttgtgtgttttgtatgtATGAATTGTGATGGAGTGGGAAAGTTCTAAGTGGAGAGGGGAAgacagagagagatagagaggcgTTGAGATTTTGAGGGTCACATGCTTAAGGCAAAATGGGCGAGATTACCGCTCACGTTGCTGTTACATGTGCTTTAGATTTCTTAACACTGAGTTCTAAGATTAAAAAGTGACAGCTTTTTCGTTCTAAGATTAAAaatttgacagcttttttcgttttgttgaagaaaaaaatgttcatcaaatctcttttctttttttttcttttttttttaaattgttaaaaataatgtcttcttttttagttaccctatttcactttttttttttttttttttttttatagaaacttATTTCACTTATGTACCTCTTTTTAAACCTTATTTTTACTAGACATACTCTATTTTAAcacattgttttgttttagtgATTACggtttttagaaaatgagtcatttttcaaaaaatattttctataaaaatatttcattttactaaTATTTGTTGGCAACTTTAAATTAGTTGAAAAACAATATCTTAACTTTCCTTATTTAGCTTTCTGTGTGATtgagttatttttcaaaaaaaaaatagtagaaaataatatctaaaaataagtcatacttttttagtttttatgttgaccaaagatagtttactttgacttattttttctaatgttataaaatattgaaaaatacaaaaaaattatctttacacatgatttttcattaaaagaacagagtattaaaaaaataggtttATTGGATTTCTCCatattttaatgagttgaaacttgaaatataaactctttatttaaaataaaaggagaaaatgaCCACAAAATATAACATCTTTTATTACTCATAAGGAGAAAAATGACCGCAAAATATAACATCTTTTATTGCTCATAAGGGGCGGGTTGTGTTCATCGATTTATTGGACTTAAATAATAAGTTTGAAAAAAGTATCTctaagcaaataaaaaatattttatgagatGATCTTATAAGGTGTGCTTCTCCTCACAACAAGTGGGATTCACGTGACGATCTCATGAGACTTTCCTCTCATAATATGGATGAGTCTCGCACATGTGAGTTCCACTTATTGTGAGAAATATTTCATGAGACTGTCTCATAAGATATCTTCTCCTCTATATATGTGTTtctcaaattataaataatataaaaaaataaaaacttatacaaGTCCCTTTCCAAAATAAATACACATGGAATACAAGTCTCACACCACGTCTAAACGCACATTTTGCATTCTAGTTTTGTAGCATGATAATGTGGCAGCACAAAACATATGATTATATGGTATTGGTATTGTCATTGTCATTGTCATTCAGGAGTGGATAATTCTTTGGTGGGAGCCATTTAGAAAGTAATAAACACACCCACTCCCACTAcacaaatcaaagaaaaaaagaatgataatttTCAAGTGTGGCTAATAAAGCTAATCTAACTTGAATTGATTAAATTCCAATGGTGGATATGGATAAGGAAGTGAGTCTTGCATTATTGACAGACTAACGGATTTACCCtaggagaaaaaaaacaaaaaatcaaaccccTAAACTttgattccttttattttatatacctTTGGAGCGCATGAAATGACTAATGAGTAGGACCCCATGCCGAGCAAGTTGGCCCATCGTTATTATTAGCACCATAACACATGGAGCTAAAAAGGTTGAGCCTTTTTGTCTTGACCATTTCGACCAATCGACCCTACCCTTGCATGTGTGTATAAAAGGACAAATCAAAAGAATGGACCAATACGCTAAACAATTAATCTATGTTTGATGTAGCTATCAAACACACATAGATTTACGTTATGAatacaatataaacaaataggTGTCCTTATTAAAGTGGATTATAGTtaattcaattagtaaagttttttatgattgaataaaagataTAAGGTTTAATTTTCGTTTATacctgtaaggacacgattcgtaacgaaccgtagcggtgtggggttcgcacgtaaaaaggcccaaaacaatatcatttgtagagcgtgggtttagaaggctaggccttagtcaccaggcggtgggtttttcgtgatattcgtgcgtgtctaggttatcttcacccatggagtctttctcctagaggtgggctgggaggctctggtttttggccatttttcccagcctcc of Quercus lobata isolate SW786 chromosome 8, ValleyOak3.0 Primary Assembly, whole genome shotgun sequence contains these proteins:
- the LOC115957848 gene encoding ecotropic viral integration site 5 protein homolog isoform X3, which translates into the protein MPNGIRNRIGSRFLSVNRQSAKADCRDAYGFAVRPQHVQRYREYANIYKEEEEERSDRWKSFLERQAESAQPPVNGISVEEDKKAVLAGVLEQEADVSLEKVVEGDDLSSQKLDSNDSAENGARKDEVPETKETKTHKVQIWSEIRPSLCGIEDMMSIRVKKKSNLSKDEQGAGTGKPLPSPIEEVKSSKGLSEEDSEDEFYDAERSDPIQDAPASDAASTPAAGDMSPWESLFPWKEELEVLVRGGVPMALRGELWQAFVGVRARRVDNYYQDLLTRETNSGNNKEQNNVQSDNNGEGFTTDSVCVPEKWKGQIEKDLPRTFPGHPALDEDGRNALRRLLTAYARHNPSVGYCQAMNFFAGLLLLLMPEENAFWALMGIIDDYFDGYYSEEMIESQVDQLAFEELVRERFPKLVHHLDYLGVQVAWVTGPWFLSIFMNMLPWESVLRVWDVLLFEGNRVMLFRTALALMELYGPALVTTKDAGDAVTLLQSLAGSTFDSSQLVLTACMGYQNVNETRLQELRTKHRSAVIAAVEERSKGLRAWRDSKGLASKLYGFKHDPKSMILEANKTEQLTDAQTNGSLSRSESGSTNADEIVISLTGDVEVDSVKDLQEQVVWLKVELCKLLEEERSAVLRAEELETALMEMVKQDNRRQLSARVEQLEQEVTELRRAVADKQEQENAMLQVLMRVEQEQKVTEDARRFAEQDAAAQRYAAQVLQEKYEEATASLAEMEKRVVMAESMLEATLQYQSGQVKAQPSPRFFNSTKQSRDTRFSCKKN
- the LOC115957848 gene encoding TBC1 domain family member 8B isoform X1, which gives rise to MPNGIRNRIGSRFLSVNRQSAKADCRDAYGFAVRPQHVQRYREYANIYKEEEEERSDRWKSFLERQAESAQPPVNGISVEEDKKAVLAGVLEQEADVSLEKVVEGDDLSSQKLDSNDSAENGARKDEVPETKETKTHKVQIWSEIRPSLCGIEDMMSIRVKKKSNLSKDEQGAGTGKPLPSPIEEVKSSKGLSEEDSEDEFYDAERSDPIQDAPASDAASTPAAGDMSPWESLFPWKEELEVLVRGGVPMALRGELWQAFVGVRARRVDNYYQDLLTRETNSGNNKEQNNVQSDNNGEGFTTDSVCVPEKWKGQIEKDLPRTFPGHPALDEDGRNALRRLLTAYARHNPSVGYCQAMNFFAGLLLLLMPEENAFWALMGIIDDYFDGYYSEEMIESQVDQLAFEELVRERFPKLVHHLDYLGVQVAWVTGPWFLSIFMNMLPWESVLRVWDVLLFEGNRVMLFRTALALMELYGPALVTTKDAGDAVTLLQSLAGSTFDSSQLVLTACMGYQNVNETRLQELRTKHRSAVIAAVEERSKGLRAWRDSKGLASKLYGFKHDPKSMILEANKTEQLTDAQTNGSLSRSESGSTNADEIVISLTGDVEVDSVKDLQEQVVWLKVELCKLLEEERSAVLRAEELETALMEMVKQDNRRQLSARVEQLEQEVTELRRAVADKQEQENAMLQVLMRVEQEQKVTEDARRFAEQDAAAQRYAAQVLQEKYEEATASLAEMEKRVVMAESMLEATLQYQSGQVKAQPSPRSPHPDSSTVQSNQETQDFPARKISLLARPFGIGWRDRNKGKPANVEEPIDGKSTNEGQSPSTPEKGANGVEDKE
- the LOC115957848 gene encoding TBC1 domain family member 8B isoform X2; this encodes MKATTKALNPSVITFDHKRDAYGFAVRPQHVQRYREYANIYKEEEEERSDRWKSFLERQAESAQPPVNGISVEEDKKAVLAGVLEQEADVSLEKVVEGDDLSSQKLDSNDSAENGARKDEVPETKETKTHKVQIWSEIRPSLCGIEDMMSIRVKKKSNLSKDEQGAGTGKPLPSPIEEVKSSKGLSEEDSEDEFYDAERSDPIQDAPASDAASTPAAGDMSPWESLFPWKEELEVLVRGGVPMALRGELWQAFVGVRARRVDNYYQDLLTRETNSGNNKEQNNVQSDNNGEGFTTDSVCVPEKWKGQIEKDLPRTFPGHPALDEDGRNALRRLLTAYARHNPSVGYCQAMNFFAGLLLLLMPEENAFWALMGIIDDYFDGYYSEEMIESQVDQLAFEELVRERFPKLVHHLDYLGVQVAWVTGPWFLSIFMNMLPWESVLRVWDVLLFEGNRVMLFRTALALMELYGPALVTTKDAGDAVTLLQSLAGSTFDSSQLVLTACMGYQNVNETRLQELRTKHRSAVIAAVEERSKGLRAWRDSKGLASKLYGFKHDPKSMILEANKTEQLTDAQTNGSLSRSESGSTNADEIVISLTGDVEVDSVKDLQEQVVWLKVELCKLLEEERSAVLRAEELETALMEMVKQDNRRQLSARVEQLEQEVTELRRAVADKQEQENAMLQVLMRVEQEQKVTEDARRFAEQDAAAQRYAAQVLQEKYEEATASLAEMEKRVVMAESMLEATLQYQSGQVKAQPSPRSPHPDSSTVQSNQETQDFPARKISLLARPFGIGWRDRNKGKPANVEEPIDGKSTNEGQSPSTPEKGANGVEDKE